The proteins below are encoded in one region of Parvicella tangerina:
- the rfbD gene encoding dTDP-4-dehydrorhamnose reductase has product MKKVLITGSNGLLGQKLVKLLANKEDVRLLATSSGDNRVTSKSFDYQRLDITDNKAVQDTLNEFKPDVVINTAAMTNVDACENDRDTCWKVNVDAVGYLLDACETVGAKLIHLSTDFVFDGEEGPYKEEDQPNPLSFYGESKLASEQLLLSSTYKNWAIARTIIVYGIGENMSRSNIVLWAMNALKEGKPLSIVDDQFRSPTWADDLAMGCWLIAEKDARGIFHLSGKDIMSILQLVKRVADFYNLDASKISPVKSETLNQVAKRPPVTGFVLEKAIKELGYAPLSFEEGLEQLEKELKNQ; this is encoded by the coding sequence ATGAAAAAAGTCTTAATAACAGGTAGTAATGGCTTACTCGGACAAAAACTGGTTAAGTTATTAGCGAATAAAGAAGATGTGCGTTTATTGGCTACCTCAAGCGGAGACAATCGAGTGACCTCGAAAAGCTTCGATTATCAGCGTTTGGATATAACGGATAATAAGGCAGTGCAAGATACGTTGAATGAATTTAAGCCAGATGTAGTAATTAATACAGCCGCAATGACAAACGTTGATGCATGCGAGAATGATAGAGATACTTGCTGGAAAGTCAATGTGGATGCAGTAGGTTACTTGTTAGACGCTTGTGAAACCGTTGGAGCTAAGCTGATTCACCTTTCAACAGATTTTGTTTTCGATGGAGAAGAAGGTCCTTACAAAGAGGAAGATCAACCCAATCCGTTGAGTTTCTATGGCGAATCGAAATTGGCATCTGAGCAACTGCTATTGAGTTCAACATATAAAAACTGGGCAATTGCTCGAACCATCATTGTATATGGAATTGGAGAAAACATGAGCAGGAGTAATATCGTACTTTGGGCAATGAACGCACTGAAAGAAGGTAAGCCCTTGTCCATTGTTGATGATCAATTCAGAAGTCCTACTTGGGCAGATGATTTAGCAATGGGTTGTTGGTTAATAGCTGAGAAAGACGCTAGAGGGATATTTCATTTGTCAGGAAAGGATATAATGAGTATACTCCAACTTGTGAAACGTGTTGCAGATTTTTATAACTTAGACGCTTCTAAGATAAGTCCAGTAAAGTCTGAAACACTTAATCAGGTAGCGAAAAGACCTCCTGTGACTGGATTTGTTTTAGAAAAAGCAATAAAGGAATTGGGTTATGCACCACTTTCCTTTGAAGAAGGATTAGAACAACTAGAAAAAGAATTGAAAAACCAATAA
- a CDS encoding alanine/glycine:cation symporter family protein, translating into MKLIQKVFLFVSLAVIVPSVSFAQEATEKVTKEKGPIDKVGDAINKSFEPVSDVITSVVFYKIPIAEYEIPLVLIILLSGALFFTLYFKFPNIRFVGTAIKVVKGDYEEMDEHSTDSKESDDNISIVDGDVLDTIKVEHEAGSDGEVTPFQALTAALSATVGLGNIAGVAIAIAIGGPGATFWMIIAGLIGMASKFVECTLGVKYRDIDKDGTVHGGPMYYLSKGLKERNMAGLGKVLAGFFAIMAIGGSFGGGNMFQSNQAASQFLQMTGIEGSGAKVIFGVVVAILVGIVIIGGIKKIGSVTEKVVPFMAVIYVGAALIILGMNFSLIPTAFGMIFEGAFSPEAGLGGIVGVMIVGFQRAAFSNEAGVGSAAIAHSAVKTKYPASEGVVGLLEPFIDTVVICTMSALVIVIVNLKNGLFNYGNLDDSDNVIINGTNEHLSGVDLTSLAFDTAIPNFSYVLTVAVILFAFSTMLSWSYYGLQAWKFLFGKGKTTDLLYKGLFVFFVIVGASIQLDSVIAFSDAMIFAMVFPNIIGLLLLSPKVRDEVKKFRDAIKSYTAKKN; encoded by the coding sequence ATGAAATTAATTCAAAAAGTATTTTTGTTTGTTTCACTCGCAGTGATTGTTCCATCGGTTTCATTTGCCCAGGAGGCAACTGAGAAGGTCACCAAAGAAAAAGGGCCTATCGATAAGGTAGGAGATGCTATCAATAAGTCATTTGAGCCTGTTTCGGATGTAATAACTTCAGTCGTATTCTATAAAATTCCTATTGCAGAATATGAAATACCGCTCGTGTTGATCATATTACTTTCAGGAGCATTGTTCTTTACACTCTATTTTAAGTTCCCAAATATCCGTTTTGTTGGAACGGCAATAAAAGTGGTTAAAGGAGATTATGAAGAGATGGATGAGCACTCCACTGATAGCAAGGAGTCTGATGATAATATATCCATTGTAGATGGAGACGTATTAGATACGATTAAGGTAGAGCATGAGGCTGGGTCTGATGGTGAAGTAACTCCGTTTCAAGCATTGACAGCTGCCCTCTCCGCAACAGTTGGATTGGGTAACATTGCTGGTGTAGCTATAGCCATAGCAATTGGTGGACCAGGAGCTACATTTTGGATGATTATTGCTGGTTTGATTGGTATGGCCTCAAAATTTGTGGAATGTACGTTGGGAGTTAAGTATCGAGACATTGATAAAGATGGAACTGTTCACGGTGGACCGATGTATTACCTATCCAAAGGCTTAAAGGAACGAAACATGGCTGGTCTAGGAAAAGTTTTAGCTGGCTTCTTTGCCATAATGGCGATAGGTGGTTCGTTTGGAGGTGGAAATATGTTTCAGTCAAATCAAGCCGCTTCACAATTCTTGCAGATGACTGGAATAGAGGGAAGTGGCGCTAAGGTTATATTTGGAGTTGTAGTTGCCATCCTAGTAGGTATTGTGATCATCGGAGGAATTAAAAAGATTGGTTCAGTAACTGAGAAAGTAGTTCCGTTTATGGCAGTGATATATGTCGGAGCTGCACTTATCATTTTAGGGATGAACTTCTCATTGATTCCAACTGCATTTGGGATGATCTTTGAAGGTGCTTTTTCACCAGAAGCTGGATTGGGAGGTATTGTTGGTGTAATGATCGTTGGGTTTCAACGGGCGGCCTTCTCCAATGAAGCAGGAGTGGGATCTGCAGCAATTGCTCACTCTGCAGTGAAAACAAAATACCCAGCTAGTGAGGGGGTTGTTGGTTTACTTGAACCATTTATCGATACCGTTGTGATATGTACAATGAGTGCATTAGTGATCGTGATTGTAAATCTTAAGAATGGTTTGTTTAACTATGGAAACCTTGATGATAGTGATAATGTGATCATCAACGGAACTAATGAGCATTTGAGCGGGGTTGACCTGACTAGCTTGGCGTTTGATACGGCAATTCCGAATTTCTCTTATGTGTTAACAGTTGCGGTTATTTTATTCGCTTTTTCAACCATGCTTTCTTGGTCTTATTACGGACTTCAAGCCTGGAAGTTTTTGTTCGGAAAAGGAAAAACAACAGACCTCCTTTATAAAGGGTTGTTTGTCTTTTTTGTAATCGTAGGTGCAAGTATTCAACTGGATTCCGTAATTGCATTCTCAGATGCGATGATCTTTGCTATGGTGTTTCCTAACATAATTGGGCTGCTGTTGTTATCACCAAAAGTTCGGGATGAAGTCAAGAAGTTTAGAGATGCAATAAAATCCTACACGGCTAAAAAGAACTAG
- a CDS encoding potassium channel family protein — MNRGSNTMLFNFKLFSKVYYALLLLFLNIVGGAVGFVIIEGYDWIDAFYQTIITISTVGFGEVHQFTPTGKLFVSVLIITSFGTFAYAVTSITSYIVSGDYRQYFKDYRTMKEITELQDHVIVCGYGRVGKQAVATLVAHHKNFVVIEQKEEIIEGFREKPEFLYLQGNATSDDTLIAAGIKNAKAIITTLPSDSENLFVVLTARELNKQLTIISRASAFSSIRKLKIAGANNVIMPDSLGGSHMAQLVTNPDVLEFIDQISIQGENVINLEEIDFKELPEDRKYKSLADLREQFPFCNIIGFKNKEGEYIINPGLSTEIVPGSKLFVLGNPEQIKNLNKQLRITKS, encoded by the coding sequence ATGAATCGAGGAAGTAATACCATGCTCTTTAATTTTAAGCTTTTTTCAAAGGTTTACTATGCCCTGCTATTGCTTTTCTTGAACATAGTGGGAGGTGCTGTGGGGTTTGTGATCATTGAAGGCTATGATTGGATTGATGCGTTTTATCAGACTATTATTACTATATCTACAGTTGGATTTGGAGAAGTTCATCAGTTCACCCCTACAGGGAAGCTGTTTGTCTCTGTATTAATCATCACGAGTTTTGGTACATTTGCCTATGCAGTTACCTCCATTACTAGCTATATTGTTTCAGGAGATTATCGTCAGTATTTCAAAGATTATAGAACTATGAAAGAAATTACAGAATTGCAAGATCATGTTATTGTGTGTGGTTATGGTAGAGTAGGTAAGCAGGCAGTTGCTACCCTGGTGGCTCATCACAAGAACTTTGTGGTTATTGAACAAAAAGAGGAAATTATTGAAGGTTTTAGAGAAAAGCCTGAATTTCTATACCTACAGGGTAATGCTACTTCTGATGACACATTGATAGCGGCAGGAATTAAGAATGCCAAGGCCATTATTACTACATTACCTTCAGATTCAGAGAACCTTTTTGTGGTACTAACTGCTAGAGAGCTGAATAAGCAACTTACAATTATTTCAAGAGCTTCGGCCTTTTCAAGTATCCGAAAGTTAAAAATAGCAGGCGCAAACAACGTGATCATGCCAGATAGCTTAGGAGGCTCTCATATGGCACAGCTTGTTACCAACCCTGACGTGCTTGAGTTTATCGACCAGATTAGCATTCAAGGAGAGAATGTGATCAACCTTGAAGAAATTGACTTTAAAGAACTGCCCGAGGATCGAAAATATAAATCTTTGGCTGACCTTAGAGAACAGTTTCCTTTTTGTAATATCATAGGTTTCAAGAACAAAGAAGGTGAATACATTATTAACCCAGGGCTCAGTACGGAAATTGTTCCTGGTTCTAAGCTATTCGTGCTAGGAAATCCTGAACAGATCAAGAATCTCAACAAACAATTGAGAATTACAAAATCATGA
- a CDS encoding acyl-CoA dehydrogenase family protein produces the protein MNFDLTENELMIQQMAKDFAEKEIRPHFMKWDETQEFPVELFKKAGELGLMGILVPEEYGGSGMGYNEYIMVIREIAKVCGSIGLSVAAHNSLCTNHILKFGNEQQKKKWLPKLATAEWIGAWGLTEPNTGSDAGRMKCVAKQDGDYWVLNGAKNFITHGKTGDCIVVIARTGEPLDSHGMTAFVVERGTPGFEGGKKEDKLGMRASETAEVIFTDCRVHKDNILGEVGEGFIQAMKILDGGRISIGSLGLGIAEGALEASIKYAKEREQFGKPIASFQGISFKLADMATEVEAAKLLLYQAADKLMKGEKVNKLSAIAKYYASEVGVRVSTEAVQIFGGYGYIKEFPVEKFYRDSKLCTIGEGTSEIQKLVISRELLK, from the coding sequence ATGAATTTTGATTTAACAGAAAATGAATTGATGATTCAGCAAATGGCAAAGGACTTTGCTGAAAAAGAAATTCGGCCTCACTTTATGAAGTGGGATGAGACACAAGAATTTCCAGTTGAACTGTTTAAGAAAGCCGGAGAACTTGGATTGATGGGTATACTAGTTCCAGAAGAGTATGGAGGGTCTGGTATGGGATATAATGAGTATATCATGGTTATTAGAGAGATAGCCAAGGTTTGTGGCTCAATAGGGCTTTCCGTAGCGGCACATAACTCATTATGCACCAATCATATTCTGAAGTTTGGAAATGAGCAGCAGAAGAAAAAGTGGCTTCCAAAACTTGCTACAGCTGAGTGGATCGGTGCATGGGGGCTGACTGAGCCAAACACAGGTTCTGATGCTGGAAGAATGAAATGTGTTGCCAAGCAGGATGGTGATTACTGGGTGCTTAATGGAGCCAAGAACTTTATCACGCATGGAAAAACTGGTGATTGTATTGTGGTAATAGCCCGTACTGGAGAACCGTTAGACTCTCATGGTATGACGGCTTTTGTCGTAGAACGAGGAACACCTGGTTTCGAAGGCGGAAAGAAAGAAGATAAGTTGGGCATGAGAGCGTCAGAAACTGCTGAGGTGATCTTTACGGATTGCAGAGTGCACAAGGATAACATACTTGGTGAAGTAGGGGAAGGTTTTATTCAGGCTATGAAAATACTAGACGGTGGAAGAATCTCAATAGGTTCATTGGGTCTTGGTATTGCAGAAGGAGCATTAGAGGCGTCAATTAAGTATGCAAAAGAAAGAGAGCAGTTTGGTAAACCAATTGCATCGTTTCAAGGGATTTCCTTTAAATTAGCTGATATGGCTACTGAGGTAGAGGCAGCTAAGTTGTTATTATATCAGGCGGCAGATAAGTTGATGAAAGGTGAGAAAGTCAATAAGCTTTCGGCAATAGCTAAATATTATGCTTCTGAAGTTGGTGTTAGAGTTTCCACGGAAGCAGTTCAGATTTTCGGTGGCTATGGATATATCAAGGAATTCCCCGTTGAGAAATTCTATAGAGATAGTAAACTCTGTACAATTGGTGAAGGAACTTCAGAGATTCAAAAATTAGTTATTTCAAGAGAACTTTTGAAATAA
- the dacB gene encoding D-alanyl-D-alanine carboxypeptidase/D-alanyl-D-alanine endopeptidase, protein MRLLISILFVTISPLTLTSQSRSPREVRTPSSIDLALGELITDPALKNASISFYVYDTDNNEEVVAHNADQSLVTASTMKVITTATALEFLGSWHRFETKLSYDGVIDTNCTLHGNLYIEGGGDPTLGSKYFDESDFMLEWVDEISKLGIHHIDGKIVGDATYFSDEYVPSTWGWGDMGNYYGSGVSGLSIYDNTITFTFESGPNDNDSTYISCFEPYTPDIRVDNRVKAGNTSKDEAYIYGGPYDPYRLIKGRIPKGVEGFDVRGAMHDPAYVAAFELETQLFKHGITTSSSASTVRIDRLNGFLDTAERQTILTHESPSVSKIVFWTNLISNNLFAEHLLKHIGVSRYHDGSVYSSTMAVQNYWSEKGVDMTGFSMNDGSGLSRANAVSARHLVEILAKMKSSKHFDSFYSSLPTCGKTGTLKGYGKGTKIYNNLRAKSGTMTRVKSFAGYVKSANGKNLVFAVIVNNYNCATYQIGNKLEDLMISLGEYDQ, encoded by the coding sequence ATGCGACTACTGATATCCATACTATTTGTCACCATCAGTCCTTTGACACTTACTTCTCAAAGTAGAAGTCCGAGAGAAGTCAGGACTCCCAGTTCGATTGACCTGGCCCTCGGAGAGCTGATTACCGACCCAGCCTTAAAAAATGCATCGATCAGTTTTTATGTCTATGATACCGACAACAATGAAGAAGTAGTTGCTCATAATGCCGATCAAAGTTTAGTTACGGCCAGCACCATGAAGGTGATCACAACTGCCACCGCTCTAGAGTTTCTGGGGTCATGGCATCGATTTGAGACAAAACTCTCTTATGATGGGGTAATCGATACGAACTGCACCCTTCATGGCAACCTCTACATTGAGGGAGGAGGTGACCCAACATTGGGCAGCAAATATTTTGATGAAAGTGACTTTATGCTTGAGTGGGTGGATGAAATATCGAAATTGGGGATTCACCACATTGATGGGAAGATTGTAGGAGATGCGACCTATTTTTCTGATGAGTACGTTCCTTCAACATGGGGATGGGGAGACATGGGAAACTATTACGGATCGGGGGTTTCTGGCTTAAGCATCTATGACAACACCATAACATTCACTTTTGAATCTGGACCAAATGACAATGACAGTACTTACATCAGTTGCTTCGAACCGTATACGCCTGACATCAGAGTTGACAATCGAGTAAAGGCTGGAAACACTTCAAAAGATGAAGCGTATATCTATGGAGGCCCCTACGACCCGTACCGATTGATCAAGGGAAGAATTCCAAAAGGAGTTGAGGGTTTTGATGTGCGAGGCGCTATGCATGATCCTGCTTATGTAGCTGCTTTTGAATTGGAGACGCAGCTTTTCAAGCATGGAATTACTACCTCATCAAGTGCTTCAACCGTCAGAATAGATAGGCTGAATGGTTTTCTAGATACTGCTGAGCGACAAACAATTCTTACACATGAGTCTCCCTCTGTTAGCAAGATCGTGTTTTGGACAAACCTCATTTCAAATAATCTTTTTGCAGAACACCTGTTAAAGCACATTGGCGTTTCCAGGTATCATGACGGCAGTGTATACTCAAGTACCATGGCGGTTCAAAACTATTGGAGCGAGAAGGGAGTTGACATGACTGGGTTTTCTATGAATGATGGAAGTGGACTTAGTCGAGCCAATGCGGTATCTGCAAGACATCTCGTAGAGATCTTAGCGAAAATGAAGTCGAGTAAACACTTTGATTCCTTCTATTCTTCACTACCGACTTGTGGGAAAACAGGAACATTAAAAGGGTATGGTAAGGGCACTAAGATTTACAATAATCTTCGCGCAAAAAGCGGAACAATGACACGAGTCAAGAGTTTTGCTGGCTATGTGAAAAGTGCCAACGGCAAAAACCTAGTGTTTGCAGTAATCGTGAATAATTACAACTGTGCAACCTATCAAATTGGCAATAAACTTGAAGACCTCATGATCTCACTTGGAGAGTATGATCAATAA
- a CDS encoding DUF2851 family protein, producing the protein MTEDYLHYIWKFQKFDHVNLETTEGEPVLIKKTGTHNDDAGPDFSEANVIIDGTEWFGSVEIHIRSSDWKKHNHQTDRAYNNVVLHVVYEDDGEVLNENGETIPTVELKLLIDHDAYFQYERFLQNGTGRPCQGQIQTVPKLTIINELDEMLVNRLLRKSHDIQELLVETGNNWEEVFHQLLFKYLGMKVNASPMFSLSKKVSYSLLQKNANDLKIAEALLFGQAGMLKKEGKEDYYRELRSEYLFLKQKYNLSSMTGAEWKFSRMRPPNFPTLRIAQLAAIYSSYQNLFQVIRDKTPLRHLQMIFGVQPSEYWQHHYSFKSLGDAKKHKGNLGKVALQNIIINVIVPFAFFYGRAIGDKTYEDYALLLLSSIPGENNKITRKFEDLEIGVLSAKDSQALIQLHDELCINKRCLNCKIGVYLVQS; encoded by the coding sequence ATGACAGAAGACTACCTCCACTACATCTGGAAATTTCAAAAATTTGATCACGTTAACCTTGAAACAACGGAAGGTGAACCGGTTCTGATCAAGAAAACGGGAACGCATAATGATGATGCCGGTCCGGATTTTAGTGAGGCTAATGTGATCATTGATGGTACCGAGTGGTTTGGATCTGTTGAGATTCATATTCGATCTTCTGACTGGAAAAAGCATAACCACCAAACAGATAGAGCATATAATAATGTTGTATTGCACGTTGTTTATGAGGATGATGGGGAAGTTTTAAATGAAAACGGAGAAACAATTCCAACCGTTGAGCTAAAACTTCTGATTGATCATGATGCTTACTTCCAATACGAGCGGTTTTTGCAGAATGGAACTGGTAGGCCTTGTCAAGGACAGATTCAAACAGTTCCCAAACTAACGATTATCAATGAACTTGATGAGATGTTGGTTAATCGACTCCTTAGAAAAAGTCATGATATTCAAGAATTATTGGTTGAAACGGGCAACAATTGGGAAGAGGTTTTTCATCAGTTATTGTTCAAATACCTGGGGATGAAGGTGAATGCTTCTCCCATGTTTTCCCTGTCAAAAAAAGTTTCATACAGTTTGCTTCAAAAAAATGCAAATGACCTAAAGATAGCTGAGGCGCTTTTATTTGGTCAAGCTGGAATGTTGAAAAAAGAAGGAAAAGAAGATTATTACCGAGAACTTCGATCAGAATATTTGTTCTTAAAGCAGAAGTATAATTTGAGTTCAATGACAGGAGCAGAATGGAAATTCTCAAGAATGAGACCGCCAAACTTTCCTACTTTAAGAATTGCTCAATTGGCGGCTATTTATTCCAGTTATCAAAACCTCTTTCAGGTAATTCGGGATAAGACACCTTTGCGTCATCTACAGATGATTTTTGGAGTTCAACCCTCAGAATATTGGCAGCATCACTATTCTTTTAAGTCTTTGGGTGACGCCAAAAAGCACAAAGGGAATTTAGGAAAGGTTGCTCTACAGAATATCATCATTAATGTGATTGTACCGTTCGCATTTTTTTATGGTCGAGCGATAGGAGATAAAACGTATGAAGATTATGCGCTATTATTACTTTCATCCATTCCTGGAGAGAACAATAAAATAACGCGCAAGTTCGAAGATTTAGAGATCGGAGTTTTGAGCGCAAAGGACTCTCAGGCCTTAATTCAATTGCATGACGAACTATGCATAAATAAACGATGTTTAAATTGTAAAATTGGAGTATATTTAGTGCAGTCATGA
- the pyrF gene encoding orotidine-5'-phosphate decarboxylase: protein MTREDLIAEIKTKKSFLCVGLDSDLKRLPKHLLKTENPILEFNKQIIEATKDYCVAYKPNIAFYESMGPEGWRVLEETIQYIPSNKFIIADAKRGDIGNTSKMYAKTFFETYNFDAITVAPYMGEDSVTPYFGFDSKWVILLAATSNSGGLDFQYKSLTNGKMLFEEVLEKSKEWGDSRNIMYVVGATRADILQKVRAIVPDNFLLVPGVGAQGGSLRKVVENGMNSACGLLVNSSRGIIYADDSERFAEVAGEKAKELQQEMENYLKEYSVI, encoded by the coding sequence ATGACAAGAGAGGATTTAATAGCAGAGATTAAAACGAAAAAATCGTTTTTATGTGTAGGTCTGGACAGTGACCTGAAGAGACTTCCAAAACATCTATTGAAGACAGAAAATCCAATTTTGGAGTTTAACAAGCAGATTATTGAAGCAACAAAGGATTATTGTGTTGCTTATAAACCCAATATTGCGTTTTATGAGTCGATGGGACCTGAAGGTTGGAGGGTTTTAGAAGAAACCATTCAATATATACCCTCAAACAAATTTATCATTGCTGATGCCAAGCGGGGAGATATTGGAAATACCTCAAAAATGTATGCTAAGACATTTTTTGAGACCTATAATTTTGATGCGATTACCGTAGCCCCTTACATGGGAGAGGATTCTGTGACCCCGTACTTTGGCTTTGATAGCAAATGGGTGATTTTGTTAGCTGCCACAAGCAATTCTGGAGGACTTGATTTTCAGTATAAGTCGCTCACAAACGGGAAAATGCTTTTTGAAGAAGTACTTGAAAAGTCTAAGGAATGGGGTGATTCAAGAAATATTATGTATGTGGTTGGTGCCACCAGAGCAGATATTTTACAAAAAGTAAGAGCAATCGTTCCAGACAACTTTTTATTAGTTCCTGGTGTAGGAGCGCAAGGGGGGAGCCTTAGAAAAGTGGTTGAGAACGGAATGAATTCGGCCTGTGGTTTATTAGTTAACTCATCAAGAGGAATTATTTATGCCGATGATTCGGAAAGATTTGCCGAAGTAGCTGGTGAAAAGGCAAAGGAACTGCAGCAAGAAATGGAAAATTACTTAAAAGAGTACTCGGTGATTTAA
- a CDS encoding helix-hairpin-helix domain-containing protein: MLSPLQNYFHYSRGERRGTVALLIIITILLLFYFFRGWVFQENRSEVDIAKFESKITSFEAQKNAELSKQEIAYFMFDPNTIGVEEWKALGFSEKQAASIENYKASGAQFKVKKDVLKLFMVDEYKYAQLEPYIDLPTDYPDQQFEKYDDHGNYKDYDNETLDFTAYGILLAESKTPIYDGFDKLEGVHYTKKQGVYQYLLMPFENKADAEVALLEVSIPEAEIVELKTTKGYYPVANNSGQESIEKDYKELIIELNKADTTILKKLYGIGSGYAKRIVKYREALGGFVNLNQLSEVYGLKPETIENILPHLVLKNPNTKKINVNTATTDDLKAHPYIDWKVANSIVQIRNNYGKFASIDEITKSVLIDDELYNRLKPYLKAE; this comes from the coding sequence ATGCTATCGCCCCTACAAAACTACTTTCATTACTCTCGAGGTGAGAGGAGGGGTACGGTTGCGCTATTGATTATTATAACTATTCTGTTGTTGTTCTACTTTTTTAGAGGATGGGTGTTTCAGGAGAATCGTTCAGAGGTTGATATCGCAAAGTTTGAGAGCAAAATAACTTCCTTTGAAGCACAAAAAAATGCCGAGCTTTCAAAGCAGGAGATAGCCTACTTTATGTTTGACCCCAACACTATTGGTGTAGAAGAGTGGAAAGCTCTTGGCTTTTCTGAAAAGCAAGCAGCTTCTATTGAGAATTATAAAGCATCTGGAGCTCAGTTTAAGGTTAAGAAAGATGTGCTGAAGTTGTTCATGGTAGATGAGTATAAATATGCTCAATTGGAGCCTTATATCGACCTCCCCACGGATTATCCTGATCAGCAATTTGAAAAATATGATGATCACGGGAACTACAAAGATTATGACAACGAAACGCTTGATTTTACGGCCTACGGTATTCTATTGGCTGAGAGTAAAACTCCTATTTATGATGGTTTTGACAAACTGGAAGGAGTGCACTACACGAAAAAACAAGGGGTGTATCAATATTTACTCATGCCCTTTGAAAACAAAGCTGATGCAGAAGTAGCTTTGTTGGAGGTTTCGATTCCTGAGGCAGAGATAGTCGAACTGAAAACCACCAAAGGATACTACCCAGTAGCTAATAACTCTGGTCAAGAGAGTATCGAGAAAGACTATAAGGAGTTAATAATTGAGCTAAACAAAGCGGATACAACAATACTCAAAAAACTCTATGGAATTGGGTCGGGTTATGCTAAAAGAATTGTGAAATATCGGGAAGCCCTTGGCGGGTTTGTAAACTTGAACCAACTTAGTGAAGTCTATGGATTAAAGCCAGAAACCATCGAAAACATTCTTCCTCACTTAGTACTCAAGAATCCCAATACAAAGAAGATTAACGTGAATACGGCTACAACAGATGATTTGAAGGCACATCCCTATATTGATTGGAAAGTAGCGAACTCAATAGTTCAAATTCGAAATAATTATGGTAAATTCGCAAGCATTGATGAAATTACTAAGTCGGTATTGATTGATGATGAGCTTTACAATAGACTTAAACCTTACTTAAAAGCAGAATGA
- a CDS encoding adenine phosphoribosyltransferase: MSLQERIDQTIRNVPDFPKPGIQFKDITPILEDPKLSEEVVAAFAQFWKGKVDAIAGVESRGFLFGFPLAMQLNVPFILIRKKGKLPYQTVSYKYDLEYGSAEIEMHVGAVKDGMNVLIHDDLLATGGTAGAAAELIKKEGGKVAGFSFLVELEFLKGADKLSSYSDVVQRIVSY, encoded by the coding sequence ATGAGCTTACAAGAAAGAATAGACCAAACCATTCGAAACGTTCCAGATTTTCCCAAACCTGGAATCCAGTTTAAAGATATCACACCAATCCTTGAAGATCCTAAGTTGTCTGAAGAAGTTGTAGCTGCATTTGCTCAGTTTTGGAAGGGTAAGGTAGATGCCATTGCAGGCGTAGAAAGCCGAGGTTTTTTATTTGGATTTCCATTGGCTATGCAGCTAAATGTTCCTTTTATATTGATTAGAAAAAAAGGTAAGTTACCTTATCAAACCGTAAGCTATAAATATGACTTGGAGTATGGAAGCGCAGAAATAGAAATGCACGTTGGTGCTGTGAAAGACGGAATGAATGTGCTTATTCATGATGATCTTTTAGCTACTGGAGGAACTGCTGGTGCCGCTGCAGAACTGATAAAAAAGGAAGGAGGAAAGGTTGCTGGTTTCTCTTTTTTGGTAGAACTGGAGTTTTTAAAAGGAGCAGATAAACTTTCAAGTTACTCAGATGTTGTACAACGCATAGTTTCGTATTAA